The following are encoded in a window of Francisella tularensis subsp. tularensis genomic DNA:
- a CDS encoding ferritin-like domain-containing protein has protein sequence MELQLENKQEIIDQLNKILELEMSGVVRYTHYSLMIIGHNRIPIVSWMQSQASESLTHATAAGEMITHFGEHPSLKIADLNETYQHNINDILIESLEHEKKAVSAYYELLKLVNGKSIILEEYARKLIVEEETHIGEVEKMLRKPA, from the coding sequence ATGGAACTTCAATTAGAAAATAAACAAGAAATTATTGATCAATTAAATAAAATCTTAGAACTCGAAATGTCTGGAGTTGTGCGTTATACTCATTATTCTTTAATGATTATAGGTCATAATAGAATTCCTATAGTTAGTTGGATGCAATCTCAAGCAAGTGAAAGTTTAACTCATGCTACTGCAGCAGGTGAAATGATAACTCACTTTGGTGAGCATCCATCTTTAAAAATAGCAGATTTAAACGAAACTTATCAGCATAATATCAATGATATATTAATCGAAAGTCTAGAACATGAGAAAAAAGCTGTTTCAGCATACTATGAACTTCTAAAACTTGTAAATGGCAAATCAATAATATTAGAAGAATATGCAAGAAAACTCATAGTTGAAGAAGAAACGCACATTGGTGAAGTAGAAAAAATGTTAAGAAAACCTGCATAA